In the Nitrospirales bacterium LBB_01 genome, one interval contains:
- a CDS encoding universal stress protein, whose translation MDTSKMEVMYRQELMGELKSILLAVDGSDYSKGAVDEGILLAKSCGIKLTMLYVQGLNDGFETGGMTFVESMDRRLDDYFDNTREKAADENVEMDIIIRRTSDAFRGIVDEAYEKSSDIIIMGRRGMTGLKRMIMGSVTAKVLAYAPCKVLVVPKEAEIRGDHIMLATDGSKFSEAAEREAINMAARCPFVKTFHAVSVASTKERMPEALKNLDRVKTKAANRGVTVETLALVGEPYKAVVNASMETGTDLVIMGSHGRTGLEKLLMGSVAERVVALAPCSVLVVKTGGI comes from the coding sequence ATGGATACGTCAAAAATGGAGGTCATGTACAGACAGGAGCTGATGGGAGAGCTGAAGTCAATTCTTCTGGCTGTTGATGGTTCTGACTACAGTAAGGGAGCGGTGGATGAGGGGATTCTTTTGGCCAAATCCTGCGGGATAAAGTTAACGATGCTCTATGTGCAGGGATTAAACGATGGATTTGAAACCGGTGGGATGACCTTTGTTGAAAGTATGGACAGACGACTGGATGATTACTTTGATAACACAAGAGAAAAAGCTGCCGATGAAAACGTGGAGATGGACATTATTATCCGTCGCACATCGGATGCTTTTAGGGGAATCGTAGATGAGGCTTATGAAAAGTCATCGGATATAATCATTATGGGTCGGCGGGGGATGACCGGTCTTAAGCGTATGATTATGGGAAGCGTTACGGCAAAAGTGCTGGCATATGCTCCGTGTAAGGTGCTGGTAGTGCCTAAAGAAGCTGAGATAAGGGGGGACCACATCATGCTTGCCACCGATGGCTCAAAGTTCAGTGAGGCAGCAGAACGTGAGGCTATCAACATGGCTGCCAGATGTCCTTTCGTTAAGACATTTCATGCTGTATCGGTAGCATCCACTAAAGAAAGGATGCCGGAGGCTCTGAAGAATCTGGATAGAGTTAAAACAAAAGCCGCAAATCGCGGCGTTACTGTTGAAACCCTTGCTCTTGTCGGTGAGCCTTATAAGGCAGTGGTTAACGCCTCGATGGAGACAGGAACGGATTTGGTAATAATGGGCTCACACGGTAGAACCGGGTTAGAGAAACTTCTGATGGGAAGCGTGGCAGAGCGTGTTGTAGCGCTTGCTCCGTGCTCTGTACTTGTGGTTAAAACCGGCGGCATTTAG
- a CDS encoding HAMP domain-containing protein, which yields MLSFSVAAFFVVAMCGLIFANFFSMKKEIAFLEVANTIRSKCFDLRRHEKNYFLYEAVATKKESELLFKIFNELKDIITTTPEFSKSEKLHDLNNLLDVYGKRFETIVTTVDLVKLNMEKIKTQNENDYYLLRLIYTDHPDKVSTYLLERHKLAEDSDLIVQLRKLDSDIISLRKEGERILNLSNELDKKGREKVDLEINKSQTAIALFLPLSLIIGIGSLLLLSTNIVRQLNDFKTQVENMAKGNFRIVYHESTEVEARDEIGIIKSTFNEMQKQLFERDMEIKKKNAELLQSRKLAAIGTLASGVAHELNNPLNNIYLSAQVLLREMKDNENKFITKIIGDISGQTKRVRGIVSDLLEFARGKETQLAEVEINRIITSAYQHTVNIRPPQEIDFIHETVPSEIFMRLDMEQIERVFINLFNNAFDVMIGGGQLTIMVKLIGEMVSIEISDTGPGISAENAEKIFEPFYTTKDRGTGLGLSIVYGIIKKHGGDITLEPKAGHGTCFKIVLPLESKGEYHAS from the coding sequence ATGCTGAGTTTTTCTGTGGCAGCTTTTTTTGTGGTTGCCATGTGCGGACTGATTTTTGCTAATTTCTTTAGTATGAAAAAGGAAATCGCATTTTTAGAAGTCGCTAACACAATCAGGAGCAAGTGCTTTGATCTCAGGCGTCACGAAAAGAACTATTTTCTCTACGAGGCTGTCGCCACCAAAAAAGAATCCGAGCTCCTGTTTAAAATCTTTAATGAACTCAAAGATATAATCACAACCACCCCGGAATTTTCCAAATCAGAGAAACTCCATGACCTAAACAACCTGCTTGATGTCTATGGAAAAAGATTTGAAACTATCGTAACCACAGTGGACTTAGTAAAACTAAACATGGAAAAAATAAAAACTCAGAACGAAAACGATTATTATCTTTTAAGGCTAATTTATACTGACCACCCGGACAAGGTCAGCACATATCTGCTGGAAAGGCACAAACTCGCTGAAGACTCAGACCTGATAGTGCAGCTTAGAAAACTGGACTCTGATATCATTAGCTTAAGAAAGGAGGGTGAGAGAATCCTAAACCTTTCTAACGAGTTGGACAAAAAGGGAAGGGAAAAGGTTGACCTCGAAATAAACAAATCCCAAACAGCCATAGCCCTGTTTCTACCGCTTTCATTGATAATTGGAATAGGCAGTCTGCTTTTGTTAAGTACAAACATAGTTAGACAGCTTAATGATTTCAAAACACAGGTTGAAAACATGGCAAAAGGCAATTTTAGAATTGTTTACCACGAAAGCACTGAGGTTGAGGCAAGGGATGAGATAGGGATTATAAAAAGTACATTTAACGAGATGCAAAAGCAGCTATTTGAGCGTGATATGGAAATAAAGAAAAAAAACGCAGAGCTTCTGCAAAGCCGAAAATTAGCAGCCATCGGGACTTTGGCCTCTGGCGTGGCACATGAGTTAAATAATCCTCTTAATAACATATATCTTTCCGCTCAGGTGCTTTTGCGGGAAATGAAAGATAATGAGAATAAATTTATAACAAAAATTATCGGCGACATTTCAGGCCAGACAAAACGTGTCCGGGGTATAGTGTCCGATTTGCTTGAGTTTGCACGCGGTAAAGAAACACAACTTGCCGAGGTGGAGATAAACCGCATTATCACCTCAGCCTATCAACACACGGTAAACATCCGGCCCCCTCAGGAAATAGACTTTATTCATGAGACTGTTCCCAGTGAGATTTTTATGAGATTGGATATGGAACAGATTGAGCGTGTGTTTATTAATCTTTTCAATAATGCTTTTGATGTTATGATAGGTGGCGGACAGTTGACAATTATGGTAAAATTAATCGGAGAGATGGTAAGCATAGAGATATCAGATACAGGCCCCGGTATAAGCGCAGAAAACGCCGAGAAGATTTTTGAGCCATTTTACACGACAAAAGACCGTGGAACTGGACTAGGACTTTCAATAGTCTATGGAATAATTAAAAAACACGGCGGCGACATTACTTTAGAACCAAAGGCCGGACATGGAACGTGTTTTAAGATTGTGCTTCCTTTAGAAAGTAAAGGAGAGTATCATGCCTCTTAA
- a CDS encoding sigma-54-dependent Fis family transcriptional regulator: MNTAGNLLIVEDERVALLNLQQMMKKEGYSVTISQSGSNALKLLGGDTFDVVLTDLKMGDVDGMQILRKCKSHYPGTEVIIMTGYSTLDMAITTIKEGAYYYISKPIRPEEVRKVVKEAMEKVLLKQKNNQLKEQIENITGRRRIITQNRSIEEILKTARRAAPTDCNVLIIGESGTGKELFARFIHKNSTRNAGPFVGLNCSTLTGELLANELFGHERGAFTGATAVKKGLMEIAEGGTLFLDEITEMPPAMQANLLRAVQEREILRIGGTEPVKIDARFIAATNRDLTSSIKNGDFRQDLYYRLNVVTLNLPPLCERKDDIALLSYYFLKKYTSLFKKDIKEISQGAIDVLMEYDFPGNVRELENIIERGVIMANGDILQEHHLPEDIRSLTIKTFRKKQGRILTLEEHETAYIKWVLNELNGNKTTTAEALGLDRVSLWRKLKKYELSDSAE; the protein is encoded by the coding sequence TTGAACACTGCAGGGAACTTGTTAATAGTTGAGGATGAGCGGGTTGCACTTCTTAATCTTCAACAAATGATGAAAAAAGAGGGTTATTCAGTCACAATTTCCCAAAGCGGCTCTAATGCTCTTAAGCTCCTCGGTGGGGACACTTTCGATGTTGTCCTTACGGATTTAAAAATGGGAGATGTGGACGGTATGCAAATCCTGAGAAAATGTAAAAGTCACTATCCGGGCACTGAGGTGATAATAATGACCGGATATTCTACTTTGGATATGGCAATAACTACAATTAAAGAGGGAGCATATTACTACATATCAAAACCAATCAGACCGGAGGAGGTGCGCAAGGTAGTTAAAGAAGCGATGGAGAAGGTTTTACTGAAGCAGAAAAATAATCAGTTAAAAGAGCAGATAGAAAATATAACAGGTCGAAGACGGATAATTACGCAAAACAGGAGCATTGAGGAGATATTAAAGACGGCGCGCCGTGCAGCGCCAACAGACTGCAATGTTCTGATAATAGGGGAAAGCGGTACGGGAAAAGAATTGTTTGCACGGTTCATCCATAAAAACAGCACAAGGAATGCAGGTCCCTTTGTTGGTTTAAATTGCAGTACGCTTACCGGTGAACTTTTGGCAAACGAACTATTTGGCCACGAAAGGGGAGCCTTTACGGGAGCAACTGCGGTTAAAAAGGGGCTTATGGAAATAGCTGAGGGAGGTACGCTGTTTCTGGATGAAATCACTGAGATGCCTCCTGCCATGCAGGCAAACCTTTTGAGAGCTGTGCAGGAAAGGGAGATTTTAAGAATTGGCGGCACAGAGCCTGTTAAAATAGATGCAAGATTTATAGCAGCAACAAACAGAGATTTGACTAGTTCAATCAAAAACGGGGATTTCCGACAAGACTTGTACTACCGCCTAAATGTGGTAACTCTGAACTTACCACCACTTTGTGAGAGAAAAGACGACATTGCGCTTCTTAGTTATTATTTCTTAAAAAAATACACATCGTTGTTTAAAAAAGATATAAAGGAAATATCACAGGGAGCAATTGATGTCTTAATGGAGTACGATTTCCCGGGGAATGTACGTGAACTTGAAAACATCATTGAGCGGGGCGTTATCATGGCAAACGGAGACATTCTACAGGAGCATCATCTTCCTGAGGATATTCGCTCCCTCACGATAAAAACTTTCCGGAAAAAGCAGGGACGAATTTTGACTCTTGAGGAGCACGAAACCGCCTACATAAAATGGGTGTTAAATGAACTCAACGGAAACAAAACAACCACTGCTGAGGCACTTGGGCTTGATAGAGTGTCTCTTTGGCGAAAACTCAAAAAATACGAACTATCAGATAGCGCTGAGTAA
- a CDS encoding universal stress protein produces the protein MKTNSRKISKKKVAELLTEIPLNEDIESGTSNEFLDEHRRVLLAITDDGIDSKTLSYTVTLCKRIKAELDILYVKTTPAPKNSIEDFMLKLMEEGVFYRLLAKSGHLKHEIISYTESNREILYVIMNSSDNSEVSPKEKTFLSGLLRNLNCPLVVI, from the coding sequence TTGAAAACTAATAGCCGAAAAATAAGCAAAAAGAAAGTGGCGGAGCTGCTCACGGAAATCCCGCTTAACGAGGATATTGAATCAGGTACGTCAAATGAATTTTTAGATGAACACAGACGAGTACTACTTGCAATTACAGACGATGGCATTGACAGTAAAACTCTCTCATACACGGTAACATTGTGTAAAAGAATAAAAGCTGAACTTGATATCTTGTATGTAAAGACAACGCCTGCACCTAAAAATTCAATTGAGGATTTCATGCTTAAACTTATGGAGGAGGGAGTTTTCTACCGGTTGTTAGCCAAAAGCGGTCATCTTAAACATGAAATTATTTCTTATACGGAATCTAACAGGGAAATTCTTTATGTCATCATGAATTCCTCTGATAACAGTGAGGTTTCGCCAAAAGAGAAAACATTTCTTTCAGGGCTGCTTAGAAACCTTAATTGTCCGTTGGTTGTAATCTGA
- a CDS encoding sulfite exporter TauE/SafE family protein yields the protein MHDVINESANFIDLGTMQIVYLFVVGFIGGLVSGFIGSGGAFVLTPGMMSIGVPALVAVASNMCHKFPKALVGSIKRYRYGQVDVKLGLIIGVSAEAGVLYGASIQQRIKDSFGDAGSNLYVSVAFVLVLGIVGGIILKDVLKSMKAGTQDTEEKPTKIALWLRTVNIPGTMVYFKSIDAKISILFTLPLGFATGMLAATIAVGGFVGVPSMMYILGVPGLIASATELVIAFVMGMGGSFKYALHGLVDIRLAMIILGGSLFGIQLGAIGTTYVKPFMIKVVMASIMLIVLVSRAIMIPVYLAKLKVITSLSESVLKIMSNTSFAIMILALLIGAFIILKALWSGLRAERTLSMRKELKKA from the coding sequence ATGCACGACGTCATAAATGAATCAGCAAATTTCATTGATCTGGGTACAATGCAGATAGTGTATCTGTTTGTAGTAGGGTTTATAGGGGGGCTTGTAAGCGGCTTTATCGGCTCAGGGGGTGCTTTTGTGCTGACTCCGGGTATGATGAGTATTGGAGTGCCGGCGCTTGTTGCTGTAGCAAGCAATATGTGTCACAAATTCCCCAAAGCGCTGGTTGGCTCAATAAAACGTTATAGATATGGACAGGTTGACGTAAAACTTGGGCTAATAATAGGAGTATCCGCAGAAGCAGGGGTGCTCTATGGCGCCTCGATTCAACAGCGGATAAAGGACTCCTTCGGGGATGCCGGCTCTAACCTCTATGTCAGTGTTGCTTTTGTGCTGGTACTGGGAATAGTCGGCGGAATAATTTTGAAAGACGTATTGAAGTCAATGAAAGCCGGCACTCAGGATACAGAGGAAAAACCGACTAAGATAGCGCTCTGGCTTCGCACAGTGAACATTCCCGGCACGATGGTGTATTTTAAGAGCATTGATGCTAAGATATCAATTCTCTTTACGCTCCCTTTGGGGTTTGCTACCGGAATGCTTGCCGCAACGATTGCAGTCGGCGGCTTTGTAGGAGTGCCTTCTATGATGTATATATTAGGAGTCCCAGGCCTCATAGCCTCGGCAACGGAGCTTGTCATAGCGTTTGTTATGGGAATGGGAGGGTCGTTTAAGTATGCACTTCACGGGCTTGTTGATATCAGGCTTGCCATGATAATTTTAGGCGGCTCGCTGTTTGGCATTCAACTTGGCGCTATCGGCACCACCTACGTAAAACCCTTCATGATAAAGGTTGTTATGGCCTCAATTATGTTGATTGTGTTAGTAAGCCGGGCTATTATGATTCCTGTCTATCTCGCAAAACTAAAGGTGATTACCAGCCTAAGTGAGAGCGTTCTTAAAATAATGAGCAATACCAGTTTTGCCATCATGATTTTAGCTCTTCTGATAGGCGCATTCATTATATTAAAGGCTCTTTGGAGCGGATTGCGGGCGGAAAGAACACTTTCTATGAGAAAGGAATTGAAAAAGGCTTAA